The following proteins are co-located in the Triticum aestivum cultivar Chinese Spring chromosome 1A, IWGSC CS RefSeq v2.1, whole genome shotgun sequence genome:
- the LOC123181944 gene encoding uncharacterized protein — translation MAAGNQRKCLFVVIKDRKPDYFVCSMNIEHMFQSGPSRGAAVEIRSLPSPMGQIPKPLPSPMGQIPKPLANPERIDFALAGDGATLVGVSNLKRTVLYDTRSGATLTGPELQHDKTGGTFVIPLGRRLYALKCRLNRSDQGKPSGEDCALLIQDAGGTRLRLDCSSSSWRTLPEPPPDFRCLNGFQIKCQLAAYFTADARIWVSAEERGTYSFHTVRREWRKEGDWQLPFHHRAVFVPELHNLCFGLCSKDRCLVAVDVQQPPPVVRYKWEDTFPSWARENGNVCGLMPEGSLVYLGDGRFCIAWTVLMIDRVDGRPHYFIHLMAVQIIKTSTGSGSGKKQLRMVKRGVCCYEMPSHGLMAHVF, via the coding sequence ATGGCCGCCGGCAACCAGCGGAAGTGCCTCTTTGTGGTGATCAAGGATAGAAAGCCTGATTATTTTGTGTGCAGCATGAACATCGAGCATATGTTCCAGTCCGGCCCCTCCAGAGGGGCTGCGGTAGAGATCCGCAGCCTCCCCAGCCCCATGGGGCAGATCCCCAAGCCCCTCCCCAGCCCCATGGGGCAGATCCCCAAGCCCCTCGCCAACCCCGAGCGCATCGACTTCGCCCTCGCCGGCGACGGCGCCACTTTGGTGGGCGTCAGCAACCTCAAGCGCACCGTCTTGTACGACACGAGGTCAGGAGCCACGTTAACGGGGCCGGAGCTCCAGCACGACAAGACCGGCGGCACCTTCGTCATCCCGCTGGGGCGCAGGCTCTACGCGCTCAAATGCCGTCTCAACAGGTCTGACCAAGGGAAGCCCTCCGGCGAGGACTGCGCCCTCCTCATCCAGGACGCCGGCGGCACCCGCCTCAGGCTAGACTGCTCCTCTAGCTCATGGCGCACCCTCCCAGAGCCACCGCCCGACTTCCGCTGCCTCAACGGCTTCCAGATAAAATGCCAGCTCGCCGCCTACTTCACCGCCGACGCGCGCATCTGGGTCTCGGCGGAGGAGAGGGGCACCTACTCTTTCCACACCGTCCGCCGCGAGTGGCGCAAGGAGGGCGACTGGCAGCTGCCCTTCCACCACCGCGCCGTGTTCGTCCCTGAGCTCCACAACCTCTGCTTCGGCCTCTGCTCCAAGGACCGCTGCCTCGTGGCGGTCGACGTCCAGCAACCGCCGCCGGTCGTCCGGTACAAGTGGGAGGACACATTCCCGAGCTGGGCCCGTGAGAACGGCAACGTCTGCGGCCTCATGCCGGAAGGCAGCCTGGTCTACCTCGGGGACGGCAGGTTCTGCATTGCTTGGACTGTCTTGATGATTGACAGGGTCGATGGCCGCCCGCACTACTTCATCCACTTGATGGCCGTGCAAATCATCAAGACTTCTAccggctccggctccggcaagAAGCAGCTGAGGATGGTCAAGCGCGGAGTTTGCTGCTACGAAATGCCAAGCCATGGCCTCATGGCTCATGTTTTTTAA